From the Quercus lobata isolate SW786 chromosome 6, ValleyOak3.0 Primary Assembly, whole genome shotgun sequence genome, one window contains:
- the LOC115994355 gene encoding serine/threonine-protein kinase tricorner isoform X1, protein MEKMRSWFSKFKSKDKSKPSKSNETTGNGKEVLKVPTSEEVPSNVTKQKVAAAKQYIENHYKKQMKSLQERKERRHVLEKKLADAEVSEEEQNNLLKFLEKKETEYMRLQRHKMGADDFEPLTMIGKGAFGEVRICREKATSHVYAMKKLKKSEMLRRGQVEHVKAERNLLAEVDSNCIVKLYCSFQDEEYLYLIMEYLPGGDMMTLLMRKDTLTEDEARFYVGETVLAIESIHKHNYIHRDIKPDNLLLDRHGHMKLSDFGLCKPLDCSNLQEKDFSLGNNLSGALQSDGRPVAPKRTQQEQLQHWQRNRRMLAYSTVGTPDYIAPEVLLKKGYGMECDWWSLGAIMYEMLVGYPPFYSDEPMLTCRKIVNWRTHLKFPEEAKLSPEAKDLISRLLCNVDQRLGTKGADEIKAHPWFKGIEWDKLYQMKAAFIPEVNDELDTQNFEKFEEADNQIQTSSKAGPWRKMLSSKDINFVGYTYKNFEIVNDHQLPGIAELKKKSTKTKRPSIKSLFDDESAKAASQTVQGSFMNLLPPKVEVPEKQRQS, encoded by the exons ATGGAGAAGATGAGGAGTTGGTTCAGTAAGTTCAAGTCGAAAGACAAGTCAAAGCCTTCGAAGAGCAATGAAACCACAGGGAATGGGAAGGAGGTGTTGAAAGTGCCGACGAGTGAGGAAGTGCCTTCGAATGTGACAAAGCAAAAGGTTGCTGCTGCGAAGCAGTATATCGAAAACCACTACAAGAAGCAGATGAAGAGTCTGCAGGAGAGGAAGGAGCG ACGCCATGTACTTGAAAAGAAGTTGGCTGATGCTGAGGTCTCTGAGGAAGAGCAGAACAACTTGCTAAAGTTTTTGGAGAAAAAGGAAACAGAATATATGCGACTTCAAAGGCACAAGATGGGTGCTGATGATTTTGAGCCATTAACGATGATAGGGAAGGGCGCATTTGGAGAG GTTAGAATCTGCAGGGAAAAGGCAACTAGTCATGTATACGCTATGAAGAAGCTTAAGAAATCAGAGATGCTTCGCAGGGGCCAG GTTGAACATGTGAAAGCTGAGAGGAATCTACTTGCAGAGGTTGATAGCAATTGCATCGTCAAGCTCTACTGTTCCTTCCAAGATGAGGAGTATTTATATCTCATTATGGAATATCTACCTGGTGGAGATATGATGACTTTATTGATGCGCAAAGATACACTGACAGAGGATGAAGCCAGGTTTTATGTTGGGGAAACGGTCCTAGCTATTGAGTCCATCCATAAACATAATTATATTCATAG AGATATCAAGCCAGATAACTTGCTACTCGATAGACATGGTCACATGAAATTATCAGATTTTGGATTATGTAAACCACTAGACTGCAGTAATCTCCAAGAAAAGGATTTTTCTCTTGGAAACAACCTTAGTGGGGCTCTTCAGAGTGATGGACGTCCTGTGGCACCAAAACGCACACAACAGGAGCAACTTCAGCATTGGCAGAGGAACAGGCGAATGCTC GCTTATTCTACTGTTGGAACACCTGATTATATTGCCCCAGAAGTTTTGCTGAAGAAAGGATATGGGATGGAATGTGATTG GTGGTCTCTTGGTGCTATCATGTATGAAATGCTCGTGGGATATCCACCTTTTTATTCAGATGAACCTATGTTAACTTGTAGGAAG ATAGTTAATTGGAGAACTCATTTGAAATTTCCAGAAGAAGCAAAACTGTCTCCAGAAGCAAAGGATCTGATAAGTAGACTGTTATGTAATGTTGACCAGAGGCTTGGAACAAAAGGCGCAGATGAAATAAAG GCCCATCCATGGTTCAAAGGCATTGAATGGGACAAATTGTATCAAATGAAAGCGGCATTTATTCCTGAGGTCAATGATGAATTGGATACTCAAAActttgagaaatttgaagag GCTGACAACCAAATCCAAACTTCTTCAAAAGCAGGTCCATGGAGAAAG ATGCTGTCATCTAAGGATATCAACTTTGTTGGTTACACATACAAGAACTTTGAAATTGTAAATGACCATCAATTACCTGGGATTG CTGAATTAAAGAAGAAGagcacaaaaacaaagaggCCGTCCATCAAGTCcctttttg ATGACGAGTCAGCCAAGGCTGCCAGTCAAACTGTTCAGGGGAGCTTTATGAACCTCTTGCCTCCCAAAGTAGAAGTTCCTGAGAAACAGAGACAATCCTAA
- the LOC115994355 gene encoding serine/threonine-protein kinase tricorner isoform X2, with protein sequence MRLQRHKMGADDFEPLTMIGKGAFGEVRICREKATSHVYAMKKLKKSEMLRRGQVEHVKAERNLLAEVDSNCIVKLYCSFQDEEYLYLIMEYLPGGDMMTLLMRKDTLTEDEARFYVGETVLAIESIHKHNYIHRDIKPDNLLLDRHGHMKLSDFGLCKPLDCSNLQEKDFSLGNNLSGALQSDGRPVAPKRTQQEQLQHWQRNRRMLAYSTVGTPDYIAPEVLLKKGYGMECDWWSLGAIMYEMLVGYPPFYSDEPMLTCRKIVNWRTHLKFPEEAKLSPEAKDLISRLLCNVDQRLGTKGADEIKAHPWFKGIEWDKLYQMKAAFIPEVNDELDTQNFEKFEEADNQIQTSSKAGPWRKMLSSKDINFVGYTYKNFEIVNDHQLPGIAELKKKSTKTKRPSIKSLFDDESAKAASQTVQGSFMNLLPPKVEVPEKQRQS encoded by the exons ATGCGACTTCAAAGGCACAAGATGGGTGCTGATGATTTTGAGCCATTAACGATGATAGGGAAGGGCGCATTTGGAGAG GTTAGAATCTGCAGGGAAAAGGCAACTAGTCATGTATACGCTATGAAGAAGCTTAAGAAATCAGAGATGCTTCGCAGGGGCCAG GTTGAACATGTGAAAGCTGAGAGGAATCTACTTGCAGAGGTTGATAGCAATTGCATCGTCAAGCTCTACTGTTCCTTCCAAGATGAGGAGTATTTATATCTCATTATGGAATATCTACCTGGTGGAGATATGATGACTTTATTGATGCGCAAAGATACACTGACAGAGGATGAAGCCAGGTTTTATGTTGGGGAAACGGTCCTAGCTATTGAGTCCATCCATAAACATAATTATATTCATAG AGATATCAAGCCAGATAACTTGCTACTCGATAGACATGGTCACATGAAATTATCAGATTTTGGATTATGTAAACCACTAGACTGCAGTAATCTCCAAGAAAAGGATTTTTCTCTTGGAAACAACCTTAGTGGGGCTCTTCAGAGTGATGGACGTCCTGTGGCACCAAAACGCACACAACAGGAGCAACTTCAGCATTGGCAGAGGAACAGGCGAATGCTC GCTTATTCTACTGTTGGAACACCTGATTATATTGCCCCAGAAGTTTTGCTGAAGAAAGGATATGGGATGGAATGTGATTG GTGGTCTCTTGGTGCTATCATGTATGAAATGCTCGTGGGATATCCACCTTTTTATTCAGATGAACCTATGTTAACTTGTAGGAAG ATAGTTAATTGGAGAACTCATTTGAAATTTCCAGAAGAAGCAAAACTGTCTCCAGAAGCAAAGGATCTGATAAGTAGACTGTTATGTAATGTTGACCAGAGGCTTGGAACAAAAGGCGCAGATGAAATAAAG GCCCATCCATGGTTCAAAGGCATTGAATGGGACAAATTGTATCAAATGAAAGCGGCATTTATTCCTGAGGTCAATGATGAATTGGATACTCAAAActttgagaaatttgaagag GCTGACAACCAAATCCAAACTTCTTCAAAAGCAGGTCCATGGAGAAAG ATGCTGTCATCTAAGGATATCAACTTTGTTGGTTACACATACAAGAACTTTGAAATTGTAAATGACCATCAATTACCTGGGATTG CTGAATTAAAGAAGAAGagcacaaaaacaaagaggCCGTCCATCAAGTCcctttttg ATGACGAGTCAGCCAAGGCTGCCAGTCAAACTGTTCAGGGGAGCTTTATGAACCTCTTGCCTCCCAAAGTAGAAGTTCCTGAGAAACAGAGACAATCCTAA